From one Rosa rugosa chromosome 4, drRosRugo1.1, whole genome shotgun sequence genomic stretch:
- the LOC133746153 gene encoding 11-beta-hydroxysteroid dehydrogenase A-like: MLGLIHTFLNLSAPPFTFFSLLLLLPPLYLFKFFTFLLSTIFSESVAGKVVLITGASSGIGEHLAYEYARRGARLALVGRRENALREVVDRAAQCGSPEVIMIGADVSKAEDCKRLVDETINHFGRLDHLVNNAGITTCSMLEDVTDITNFRSVMDTNFWGSVYTTHFAAPHLRNNKGRIVVLSSVNAWLPVPRMSIYNASKAAMLSMFETLRVEFGPEVHITIVTPGYIESEMNKGKYLSPEGKMTVDQEMRDVQVSAIPVERVQECANAIVNSVCRGQRCLTEPAWYKVIYTWKVFCPELLEWGYKFFYMARPGAPANEAPSKDILDYTGVKNVLYPESLHNPEIKTD; this comes from the exons ATGTTGGGTCTTATACACACATTCCTGAACCTCTCAGCTCCCCCATTCACCTTCTTCTCCCTCTTGCTTCTCCTACCGCCGCTTTATCTCTTCAAGTTCTTCACctttctcttgagcaccatctTCAGCGAAAGTGTCGCCGGCAAGGTCGTCCTCATCACCGGTGCCTCCTCCGGTATCGGCGAG CACTTGGCTTATGAGTATGCAAGGAGAGGGGCACGATTGGCCCTAGTTGGCAGGAGAGAAAACGCGCTAAGGGAAGTCGTTGATCGAGCAGCTCAGTGTGGCTCTCCAGAGGTTATTATGATTGGGGCTGATGTTTCAAAGGCTGAGGACTGCAAGAGACTTGTTGATGAAACTATCAACCACTTCGGAAGGT TGGACCATCTGGTGAATAATGCTGGGATCACTACTTGTAGCATGTTGGAAGATGTCACCGATATCACAAATTTCAGATCCGTAATG GATACAAACTTCTGGGGATCCGTCTATACCACTCATTTTGCAGCTCCACACCTCAGAAACAACAAAGGTAGAATCGTGGTGCTTTCTTCCGTTAATGCATGGTTGCCTGTGCCAAGAATGAGCATATACAAT GCAAGTAAAGCAGCTATGTTGAGCATGTTTGAGACACTGAGGGTTGAATTTGGGCCAGAAGTTCATATAACAATCGTGACTCCCGGATACATAGAGTCTGAGATGAACAAAGGCAAATACTTATCGCCCGAAGGCAAGATGACCGTAGatcaagaaatgagggat GTTCAAGTTAGCGCAATTCCTGTTGAAAGAGTGCAAGAATGCGCGAATGCAATTGTGAACAGTGTTTGTCGTGGACAAAGGTGCTTGACAGAGCCAGCATGGTATAAAGTCATATATACGTGGAAGGTGTTCTGCCCTGAGCTACTCGAATGGGGTTACAAATTTTTCTACATGGCTAGGCCTGGGGCTCCTGCTAATGAAGCACCTAGCAAAGATATCTTGGACTACACCGGCGTGAAGAATGTCCTGTACCCCGAGTCCCTCCACAATCCTGAGATCAAGACAGATTGA